In the genome of Notamacropus eugenii isolate mMacEug1 chromosome 7, mMacEug1.pri_v2, whole genome shotgun sequence, the window GATGTGTTTAATGTTCCTGCTTCTCTGTGTTCTTTTATGAGACTTTTAAATCTTTGTGACGGTTCTAAGTGTAGCTGAGATCATGTATTCTCCTTTTGATTCCATTTAGTGCTCTAGAGAGCCCTCATGACTGTGGCTCTTAAAAGTTACATCAGCAGACAGCAATTCTGGCAGATGTTCCTAAGCTTTAAAAGTTTCAGGTGTGAACTTTGTGACATACTTTTATTCAGAGAGACTTACTGTTAGAAGGGTGGCCTCAGGTGATGAATTTGTCTTAGTAACAGCAGTTCATGGAGAGGATTTAtaatctgcatcagtggaagTGAGTATACTACATtggtaaaatcacagatccatgtTAGTAATGAAGTAAGTAGTTAGTGGCTGTGGATTCATTTGGGTATTAAGTGAGGATACTATCCCATATTTGTTGGGTAATAAAGAGTTATGTGTACTTCTGTTCAGAATGTcagaaagtcttttattttttaatctgtaacCTGTTGAAAGTACCTAGAAAACTTTCAGAGATGTGTTTCTGAGGAAGATAAAATATAGtttaaactaaattaaaatacaaCCACATTTATGTTTAGAGTAATGGAAACTTACAGGCTAAATATGTTCTGTGATATAGGATCGTAGGAGATCACCATATAGAAACTGAGCCCTGCCTGGCTGTGTGATGATTTAGAAAACCGCAACTAACATTATCTTTGttgtattacattttatttattttgttaaacatttcccaattatattttaatctggctgGCCACATCAGGTACCCACTTGGCTCTCTGGGAGTTTGATACCTGCCtgttttttatagatgaggaaactggcacTCATAGAGTGAAAGTCAAGGCcaaaggtcatgcaggtagtaaatATCGTAGCAGGAATTCCTGGACTATCCTCTTGATGTCAAAATCTGCTGTTCTTTCCACCTTAATCACGCTGCCTAGATGTCAGTTAATTAACGCCAAGTAAAGAGAAACATGTTACagaaattttaattttgtcttgTTAGGTATCGGCAGATATTGGAAAAAGCCATTCAGTTGCCTGGGGCAGAACAGCTTGAGGCTTTAAAAGCCTTTGTAGAAGCAAGTAAGTGGAACTGAAGTTTAATACTTAGTTTCCTGTTTTCTGTATTCAGCTTTGGAAATGCGAACATTTTTATGGTGAAGCTAATCATTGTCAATGTTGGTCTCccccatttgttttttttttaaataccgtGTAGAGGTTTTTAAACTACGTATGCCATGTGATTTATTTTGAAACAAATGTCTTGAAACTTAAGGAAGATTGCAATCCTTAGTTTAGTGGTATATTTGTAGtagttaatttaaataaattatttttgaattgtAAAATTATCTAATATACTTAATTACTTCAGGTGTCATTCagatagtaaacatttaatttgTGATGAAATTTACCTGATAGtttataattcaattcagtaatcaTTTGTGAAGTATCTCCTGTGGTCTAGAGActgctaggcactgaggacatAAAGAAAACCAGAAGAAGCAGGGCCTGCCCTCAGGAGGGGAGGATGAGGCATACACCCTTACAAGACAAGGCCAGCCCAggtttggggaaggagagaagaagtgTTCAGGTGGAGGTTTAACACCTGAGTGAGCCTCCagggaattaatgaataaataaaataattatttcctaagcacttactgtgtgccaagcctGGTACTATGTGTACAACATTTCTAACAaataccctcaaggatcttaagATCTAGTAGTGACCAGGGAGAGCTGTTTTGTTATTTTAAGTTATAAGGAtggttggaggggctgtgggaggAGGATCAGTGATAGAGCTGaattattgtcatcattaataataataataataatagcagttatgTATTATCATTtttgatcgtcacaacaaccctgggaggtagctgtgattgttatctccattttacagatgaggaaactgaggcagaactaggttaagtggcttgcccaaggtcacacagctagtgaacatCTGAAGCCAGAATCCACACGTTAGCCACCGTGCTTCCTCTATTTGATTTGAATAGGGTTTTAAGACTGGCATGGGGGTGAGGCTGGTGCTGACAATGTGGGAAGAGAAGTGGAGTGAGTTAGGGCTGGAGTGGGCCCTAGAAGGTGGTGGGGCATGGGTGCTGGTCTCAGTATTGGCAGCTGTGGAGGTGGCCTGGGAAGGGAAGAGTTTGAATAATAGAGGGGATCAGGGAACTCATAGAAGAAGGCATCAGATTTAGGCACATGGAAGGCTCCAGAGACGAGTCCTCTGACAGGACTTCAGAACACTTGCTGTGAGCCTTGTGCTGGGGAACGTGGGTAGCTGATCCCAGGGTTAGCTATGAAGCAGTGGTCGGTGAAGGGGGATGGCATGGATTGGTGGTGCACCCATTGGCATGGTTTCATGACTTTTTCTAGGGGTACTCTAAAGCTTGGGAGTCAAGGCTGGAAAAGGAGTGactgagagttagggttaggcaTGAGTGGCAGACAGAGTCTGAAGTGGCATTTATTGGAAGAGCTTCTTCAGCTGCTGCTGTTGTTTCATAATAAACCAGGGCTGGTGCTTGGGCCTCTGCATGTGAGGAGGATGTGCCTAGAGATGGGACATTTGGGGAGCCTCTGTATTCCTCTGAGGAAGAAGCcaggaactgaggcagatggtAGGGTGGGCAGGAGTCCTGTGGGAGTAGCATGGTGGCCAGGAGGAGGGTTTCTGGGCAGGGGCAGAGCTGCCAGTGTCCATGCTGTTGCAGGGTATAGGACTGAGGAGGGAGCCCTAACTCCTTAGGGCTGGTCCTACAGGCCATCTAGCCCCAGTACCCGGGGGCCTTTTGGGGCCAGGCCTGATGGGACCAGGTGACCCGTTCAGGACCTCTTCTGTCCCTTGGAAAGCCTGGGGCCCCTCCCAGCTTCCCAGATTTTTACAAAATGGCAGTCATCCCCAAATTCAGGTGGGGAAAAACCAGGAAGCACTTGTCTACCTCAGTTTGTATCTGttctttttcaaggagtttggcttTAGTCAGATGAAAATGGGGAGGCAATGTGGTATGGTAGAAAGGGTGCAGGACTGTAAGCCACTCTTGGGCCTCAGGttattcattttatggatgaaagcCAGAAATGGGCTCCAGCAAGTGCCTCCCCAGGCCTCGGAGGTCCCACAGGCTCTTGGCAATCTTCTCTGAGAGAGGCAAAGCAAGGCTAAGcctggccccccccccccccctccatccTGAACTGCCTGGCCCTggcgcccccctcccccccatctgtTTCAGCTTTCCTGAGGATGGAGTGGGAAGCTTGGAGCACCTGGGAGGACGGAGAGCTCACCTTTGTGCTCAGCCTCTTGGTCTGAGTTTTGACACCCCAGGTGACTGCTACAGAAAGAGCTAGTCCCGTGGTCCTCCAAAGATGACCAGAGAGCAGCAACCTGGCACAGAGAACAAAGCTCGATTTTAGTCTCCACGCTGACACTAACTGGGGATCTCGCTTTCCCTCTCTGTTCCTCCCTTCCAGGCCTGACAGTGTCGTTCTCTCAGATTTGGGTTCACCTCACCTCAGCTTCGGTTTCCCTAGtgtctctgtgaccttaggcaggtctttcctcctcttctcttctaaaGTCAAGGAATTGAgctagatgatccctaagattTCTTCTGTCTCTGATACCTTGAAGGTTGTTTTTTGGGGAGGTTGGAAGAGGGGGTGGCTTCAAGACCTCGTTCTGTCCCTTCCCTTAAAGCGTCTCTATTTGCTGCACGGCATCTACTGCTTCTCGGCTTCTTAAGTGCCGAGTGTGAGGGAACAGGTGACAATTGTGTCGTAGTCCTTGCCAGGGTCAGTTTCAGTCTGAGGCTTCCTCATGGCTCTCTTTCCCTGGGTTGGGAGACTGGATAGCCCTTATTGCCCTGGCCTTGTGGTGCCTGTGGTCTCTAGCTCCCCCCATAGAGGAATGTCTGTTCTCCCCATTCCTTCCCGAAATAAGGGAGCCTGCTGTTTGTCCCTCACTGCAGCTTTGGTACTGACACTCAGGTAGGTGGTGGTTCTGATCAGAATCCATTACAGTGAATGTTACCAACTAATGAACAAAAAATACATTATTGGCTTTTTGCTTTGAAAATAGGATCTTCAGtcctgcttttaaaagcattttgtcCTTCCAGGAGAGATGATGTGctataattattgttttttttttttttaaatgctcatcCTCACACATTTCTGAATGTAGgccattttacagaaatgaaaaaatttgTCGAACCCCATTTGTTGTTGATAATAAGCCCTGATCTGTGGAGgtgtgggaaggggaaggggaaaaggacagGAAGAGACAACTgagaattcatttatttattttaaggagaCCTTAATAAGGGTTTGTCATGCTAAGTTGACCAGACAGAATGCTTTGATgtttaagttttttttatttgattttccccTAGAGCTGTATTTGGGGTAGAAGTTTATTAAAAGcaattaaatgattaaaaaaatagcaatttGTCTATGGCATAGAAATTAATAGACTTTATTATTTGATTAATTTATTGTAGGAGCCTATGTAACCTTTTCtgttaaagttttttttattattataccattatgtttataaacttttaaaaatgagtgtagATAGGGGAAAGAAAGCATGATTCTCAACTGTTTATGAAAGTTAtctttgaatattatttttaaaaaatcagatgtTTGATTATTTCTGTTCGGGACAGATGGTGTTTTTTCCCATATTTTGGCATCaagataaaaaatttttaatgattttgtcAAATGAGTCAATTCAGTTTAGTAAACATAAGGTGTCCCCTGTGTAAGAATGAAGCAGATGAAAAATTTGTCTTGTGAAGTAGTTGAAAAGCCTGTAAATTACTCATATCTCTCTGTCTCGTGTTTCCAAACCAAGTGGTAAATGAGAATGTCAGTCTGGTGATCTCTCGGCAGTTGCTGACCGATTTCTGCACACACCTGCCTAATCTGCCCGACAGCACAGCCAAGGACATCTATCATTTTACCTTGGAAAAGATCCAGCCCAGAGTCATCTCATTCGAGGAGCAGGTAAAAAGCCGGGACCCGGAGCCGCTGTGGTGTCTGAAGCAGCGACTCCAAGCCGCAGTTACCTGTCAGCTTTTTAAAGGGCTTCTTAAGGGTGTCATGGAATGTTGAAAAATACAGTACATGTTAAAGAGATGTCAGACTGTCAAATGATAGGATGCTGCAACTCCAGGAGGTCTGGGATCACTGATCTAGGGAATTTCCAAGTACTTAACACTGTTCTTGAGATGCTGTTAAAAATGATCTGGTAATTCAAAGCTTGTGCTCAGTTTAAAACACCTTTCATGAAAGAAGTTGGCACCTGTGATCATGAAGTGTTGCACAAACTCACGAATTTGGGTGCAGCATTAACTGCTTTTGTCCAGCGGTCTATATCTTTTAATCTTTGTTTCAGAGGAATTCTTACTGAGCAGGAAAGTAATATATTTGGCAAaatatgttaaagaaaaaaaaggtagtaGTAAAACAGAATCAGTAACAATGCTAATCAGGCATACAATGTAAATAATGCCAGTCAGATGGAGGTAGTAATATCTTATTAAAGgagatttttaatgaattgtcatTTCTCTTTAAATAATGTTACTACATATGTATCATATTATCTAGTTCTATATATTAGGTTAGTTTGAAGTTTTTACTTACTTAAATGTAAATcttattgaaaaaaatcttaCTGAAAACATcttattaaaaaatgtaaatcttACTAAAAAATCTTATTGAAAAAATATAACTTTTACTAATGGAAGACTTTAGGTCACCATACTTGAACTTATTTACCCAGAATAAATTATAATTAACCTGATATCAtttgaaattgaattaaattaagttgtttttttttttaaattattaaggTTGCTTCAATAAGGCAGCATCTTGCATCGAtatatgaaaaagaagaagactGGAGAAATGCAGCACAAGTGTTGGTGGGAATTCCCTTGGAGACCGGACAAAAGTATAGTCAATATAGTGGAAgatgcttctttcttttccatagtTTATTAATACTTAAGTGCTAATGGGTCCTGCTTGTTTAAAATGAAGAACtacttgcttttgttttattttaaaaaaatctgaatttaaaaacaaatgagacTAGCATTCCTCTCTATAAAGCAGAATAGAAAAGTAGGATTGATGGTGTGAGCAGCCATGAATTTACACCAGAGACTTTGTTGCTTTCTCCCTTCAAGTCAGTGTCAAATCTGAGAATTAATTTTCAGAGCTGTCGTGGTTATCTGCATTTACTTTTgacctttcttctgttctcttctgtgcatttcaaAAACCACTTAAATgaccttttaatttattttttccatcttggTGACCCTGTCACTATCCTCATTTTCCCCCAACAAACaaattgaatgaaagaaaaacaaaatcctggtGAAAGAAGTCCCCACGTTGGCTATGTTTATTGTTTAGCTAGCTACCCTGCTCACTCGATAGCTTACTTGCTCGTTGGGCATTGTATACTCTGACTTCATCTGTGTCTCAGATACGTGAACATGTATAAACATCTATCTCCTGAAATTGTGGTTGGTTTTttcattgattagagttcttccTAAGTCTGTTGGTAATGGTAAGGAAGTCTACACTGGTGTCTTTCTCACCATCACAAAATTATATTGATATGGACAAACAACTATTTATGTGAACAatcattattttcaattttgtctttttacCTATTATTgtgagtcattttaaaaaaattagtctgAACCTGTTACTTGATTGgtgatctgttttttttttactggtgaTAAAACTCTTATCAGTAAATGTAGACTAGCACATTTTCTGCAGTTGACTGTCTTAGACAGTTGTCTAGAGGCAGTGAGGGGTTTATTggtttgcctagagtcacatagcctGTATGTCATAAGTGAAAATTGAACTCACCTGCCAAGATTGGCCCAGGGAGTCAGCTTCCTGGTTCCTTTCACTTGTCCTGGCTTTCTGCAGTTctgattacaaaacattttctgtCAATTAACCTGGAAAGGGCTTctggatatatgtgtgtgcctttttttaaaagactttctgcctcagtctcccttTTGAAATCTGCCTTGAGCACAAAATGTGGTTATTTGTCACCTACAAAAGAATTAAAAGCAGATTcttcacagagagagagagggcaagaTGCTGATTCATTATTTATCACAACAGCCACATCCCTGCATGTTTACTCCAGGGGAGCTTAGACACATAGTCATTTGTGAGATCTACACCAGACTTGGGGCTTAAGGTTTGAGTTTGCTCAGCCTCCTGAGGGtcttttgttttcctggtttagCTGATGTAAAATGTGGACAGGGTAGGGCTCAGAGCCTTCGATGGAAGGAGGCTTCCTAAGGATGAGCCGTGTGGAGGCGGCTCTTTGTTTCCTAGGTGTCCTagtgaatcatttttttaaaaaatttagaggGACAGAAATGGCATGAGTGAAACTTAGGGATATGATGTGCAGAAGTTCTGGAGAAAGTCTTCAAAATCTGGCCTCCAGCTGGTTAATCGCTAAAGAAACTCTTAGCACTGCTGTGCTGGGCCTCAAagaaatcacttccataattcaGCACTGGTAATAAATAAGATGTTTATGACCACAGCTCTGATATATATAACATTAGCTTAAAAATATAAGATCTCTGATATAAATATTTCatgtctgtaaaatgacagatCCCAATAAGAGGGGCGCGATTGCTTTCCTTAAGGTGAAAAAGATGTTTAATCATATAGCTTCATAAATCTTTTTCCTTGCTGAAGAAAAAGTGTTTCCATAAACTCATTATCCAAGACCATTTCTAGCCATTGGAAAGACTAGTTCTTCCCTAGAACTCCATTGTACCCAGGCAATCATGACTTGATTGTGCAAAGTATGTTTTGTAAATATTGTGATACTTTATAGCAAATAAACTTGAtggcaaatgttaaaaaaaaaaaaaaaaaaagaaaattgaactcagatcttcctggcttcaaggacaGCTACCTCATACTTCCTCACATAGATTTATAGGGTTATTAGAtcacattttttactttttctttgaatattGAAGCAGTAAAGGCCATATTTCTGAGCTTGCCAAGGTGAGACCAAGTAGAGGAAGCTGCAGTAATCAAGCTAGAACAGTCACAGAATAAGTCTGAAGGGCGCTCTCTAGTACCCTGACCAGACCTGGATAGAGGAAAGCTGGGTACTTGAGAGTTCACTTTGCTTTTCTCATGGTAAAAGGTTAAGGTCAGACATAGCCATGATATTCCCGCTGATTTTATCACTTccacttttaattttttacctTATTTGTAAGTCTTTGATACATGAAGTACTTTGGCTTGAAAgcgtatttttaaaaataataactgatcttttttttttttttaatatccttgtCATTTTCTAGCACCTCCTCCCCCCATAGAGACCTCTGTTCTAACAAAGAAGGTTCTTTAAGCAAAACAGATGTAGGGATGGTGTTGGGTGGCACACTCCTTTCTCTTTAGAGTAGGAAAGGTCCGTCTCTTCAAGAGTCAGTCAGTGAATTGTGCTGGATTCTGGGTTGTTTGTTGTACTCTTTTCCTTTGCATTATGGTAGTCATTTTGTAAATTGTTCTCTCAGGGATGCTTACGTCACTCTGCATCCAGTTCATACAgacctttccagatttctctgaatctttCAGAATCATCTTTTCTTCTGATGCATCTTTGTGATGTATCGGCTGACTCAAGCAATCACTTTTTGTGATGCATTACATCAGTGTGTGATGATTCATTTGGTGATTTCCCCAAGCAGTAGACATCCACTTCATTTCCAGTTTCTTACTTCCACAGAAAGTGCTCCTagaaatattttggcatataagGAGCCTTTCTCTCTGCCACACCCAGCCGTAAGGAGGATGAAAGGTattaaatattccattacatgatCACATTCACTTTCTGTTTCACCTGGCAGGTTTACTAGTTCAGCTGTGTCAGATTTCAAAGtagtcttctttgatctcttgccACTTGACTATAGGTTCTGTGCACATAAATGTAGCTTTTGTGATGGTGAGAAAGACACCAGTGTAGACTTCCTTACCATTAACATTTAGGTTATGAAATAGCTCAATGAAAAGCAGCTCATTTTGATGTTTGATAACCTTTGTTCATGCATGGCTTTTGATCTTGTCCTTAAAAGCATATTTGGTGACTCGCATTATTTATTTCTTCAGTAACTGTGAAAGGCAAGGCTTCCCagctattttgtctttgtttctcctgATAATATCTCCtttagatttttgttactattttttatttaaaaatcatttatctgCTTTTTCTTGTGGCACAGATAGTCTAAACGCTCATGTGGCTTAAGTAATTAGGGAATGGCATATTGGCCATTTGATTcagctgtgatttttttcttaacgGCAGAGTTATTGCCCTCCTTGTTTGGGAAAACAGACATAggtgtttttttccccatctgtgCTAAGTTAAAGTAGTACTTATTAAAGCAAATATCTGCCATAGGAGCCTGGCAACTTTTTGAATATTTAAGTAAGGGAACTAAGATGTaacataaattaataaaagaaggaagaatattaaaatataagtaaGGCTTGTGATGTGAGATACAAATGATCTGCTTCCACTAAGCTCAGTAGCACTTTATTTCTAATGGTGtagaaatattatataaatttgtgATGCATCAGATAAACTCAAGGGCCTGTAAGGATACCTTCTTCGAAAAACTAGCATTCCACACCAGAGAAGGgacattgttttttaaagttgatgttgtgtgttttttatttcttaattgcaGGCAGTACAATGTGGATTATAAATTGGAGACTTATCTGAAAATTGCCCGGCTCTATCTGGAGGATGATGACCCCGTGCAGGCGGAGGCTTACATCAACCGAGCTTCCTTGCTCCAGAACGAATCCACCAATGAACAGCTGCAGATCCACTACAAGGTGATTCCCCCTTTGGCACTGCCtggtctcctttttctccttaaaCAGCTTATAATGTAAACATTTGAATAATTATTTAATGGAATTAGATTCCAGAGTAGTAGGAAAGGTTCTGTGTAAGTACAGTGGAACAGTTTAAATTAGAGAGGGCCTGGAAGAAAGGAGCAGTTATAACCGATCCAGcagtttgtttttaaagcttaccccatttgctttttaaattttatttttaaaagattggtGATGAAGGACACAGAAAACTTTCCAGATAGAAAACCCTATTctagttctttttaaatttagtatcTTTTGTTGTATGGACATGTTCTTAATTTACTAAATCCATCCCTTTGGAAAAGTTAGCTAGGAATCAGCAGGCCTCAGGTCTCAGATCAGTGctagggtttgtttttgttttgggagaTTATTTTTCTGATGTATAAATTGTAATTGTTAATATCTTCTTCAGTCTTGTAAGGGCTCCAACTACAAAGTGAAAGGGTGAAAAGATATGTAAAGTGTGATTATAAGTACATGGAAACAACATCCAGAAATCAAAGAATGTAGTGGGAGAAGTTCTTAGTCTAAAAGGATTTGCAAACGATCTCCATCAGAGGACCCCAAGAGGGCAGGCTGATCTGCAAGTGTCTTGAGGAGATTCTCAGGTtttggaggcagggagggaagcCTTCAGAAGAAACTCCAGTTACTTGCCTTGAAGCTCTCCAGGAAGTCAGGGGGCAGTGGTGTAGgggttttcccttctctccttttcctctctccctttttccctccctcccttccttttttccttcctttcctccttccttcctccctcccttccactcttcttcccttcctctctttctctctccatccccctcttcctctctccattcctttttctcttccttccttcctccctcctgcaGTGTCTTTACCCACTGTTTCAGGCAAAGCAAGAATGACATTGGGACATGTTTTAGAGAAGATTCCTGTTTAATTAATGGTTGGACTAGAGCAGATTTTTCTTAATCTGGCATCTGGGAGCTTGGCTTTtgtaatattttgataaatggaTTTCAGTGGAGCTGGTTGCCTTTggagtcctttgtattttattttgtgcataagATATCCTTCTAAGAAAGGAGATAATTAGCTTCCTCAGACTTCTGCTCAGGGCTCCACCACACACTGAAGTCACAGACTGTTTGACTGGATAGATGTGGAGGGAGGTCCATCGatcctttgatttttaattttaatttttgctaaTTTAGACCTACTCTCTCTGCTGCAGGTGTGCTATGCTCGTGTCCTTGATTATAGAAGAAAGTTCATTGAAGCCGCCCAGAGATACAATGAACTGTCATATAAGACGATAGTCCATGAAAGTGAGAGACTAGAGGCCTTAAAACATGCTTTGCACTGTACCATCTTGGCATCAGCAGGTAAATGCATTATTCACTCCGAATCCTGTGTATCAAAGGATGACTTTTTAGTGACTTCCAGCTTTTGTAGGGTAGAACCATCTACATATGAATGCTTAGTATTTTGGGGGAGATAAAAGTTAATCAATGCACTAAATAATTACTATTTTCTTTAATATCCTATTTCTAAATATACACCTATGTTAATAACTCTTACAAACACCGCTCACTGGTACTTGAGCCTGGTGCCTGGCTGTAGTGCAAAGAGCTCTGAACAAGGAAGCAGAAGCCAAGTTTAAGGCCCCAGAGCTGCCACTTTTTGACTGGGTCAAGTCACTTATTGTCTCTGAGATTCtcttccttcatctataaaatggcctGATTCCTATATTCTTCACAAGGTCATCTCTGTGCAAGTGCCTCATGAATTTTAAAAGGTAATAAAGTGGCAAAATGTGAGTGTAACAAAAAAGGCAGAGAAGGCCCAGAGAAAAACCGAGTGCCTCAGTTTGCTGAGGAAATTGGAGTTACTGGGCTGCTTTGAAGCTCTTGTGTTTTCACAGCAAGACTCAGTTCTAGGCCTTCCTTTCGTGTTTCCCATACAGTAAATAACAGTTAACATACATTTTTAGAAGGTTATTTATGCCAACCTACCCAgttcaggaaaacaaaaaagtaGTTGAAATGCATAAGTTTTAGTAACTGAACATGATTTTCCGAAATAATTCTGAAATCTTTTAATCTTGGTGCATGTTTGCTTCAGAAATCACATTAAAAATGTTAGGACTAGACAC includes:
- the COPS4 gene encoding COP9 signalosome complex subunit 4, with amino-acid sequence MAAAVRQDLGQLMNSSGSHKDLAGKYRQILEKAIQLPGAEQLEALKAFVEAMVNENVSLVISRQLLTDFCTHLPNLPDSTAKDIYHFTLEKIQPRVISFEEQVASIRQHLASIYEKEEDWRNAAQVLVGIPLETGQKQYNVDYKLETYLKIARLYLEDDDPVQAEAYINRASLLQNESTNEQLQIHYKVCYARVLDYRRKFIEAAQRYNELSYKTIVHESERLEALKHALHCTILASAGQQRSRMLATLFKDERCQQLAAYGILEKMYLDRIIRGNQLQEFAAMLMPHQKATTADGSSILDRAVIEHNLLSASKLYNNITFEELGALLEIPAAKAEKIASQMITEGRMNGFIDQIDGIVHFETREALPTWDKQIQSLCFQVNNLLEKISQTAPEWTAQAMEAQMAQ